A region from the Vicia villosa cultivar HV-30 ecotype Madison, WI linkage group LG3, Vvil1.0, whole genome shotgun sequence genome encodes:
- the LOC131661409 gene encoding uncharacterized protein LOC131661409, with protein sequence MNIDQNVASLTPNFPVSQLNFSLEIKGNKTEIIISSYEDHVMVIATQIGAMGTILHARKEEGMSINPTFNVSVLFGKRDEPMLVACARQLIEHMTLSGVSKPLVLSLGLKDHSAGTLKGIVSAVIDKRLW encoded by the exons ATGAACATAGACCAAAACGTCGCTTCTTTAACCCCGAATTTCCCCGTATCCCAACTCAATTTCTCTCTTGAAATCAAG GGAAACAAAACTGAAATCATCATTTCCAGTTATGAAGATCATGTTATG GTTATTGCCACTCAAATAGGAGCTATGGGGACAATACTGCATGCCAG GAAGGAAGAAGGGATGTCAATTAACCCAACATTCAATGTTTCTGTTTTATTTGGCAAACGAGATGAG CCAATGTTAGTAGCTTGTGCACGCCAGTTGATTGAGCATATGAC TTTGTCTGGCGTTTCTAAGCCATTGGTGCTCTCACTTGGCCTTAAAGACCATTCTGCG GGGACGTTGAAAGGCATTGTTTCTGCTGTGATTGACAAGAGGCTGTGGTAA
- the LOC131661410 gene encoding SWI/SNF complex subunit SWI3C isoform X1, with product MPPSPSENRTKWRKRKRDSQITRRQQKHDEDDDDDDENPNADEDDYESEDQHNHNQPNSQPHQEIEVLSDHGVQISQFPVVIKRAVNRPHSSVTAIVALERAMELGLGDSKGQLQNPPFLENVSHGQLQALSTVPSDSLALDQDRADSSYVITPPPILEGRGVVKRFGSRVLVLPMHSDWFSPGTVHRLERQAVPHFFSGKSQDLTPEKYMECRNYIVALYMEEPKKRITASDCQGLQVGVDQEDLARIVRFLDHWGIINYCARMPSHEPPNAASCLKEDTSGEVRVPSEALKSIDSLIKFDKPNCKLKAEEVYSPLTTHSADVPDLDGRIREHLSENHCNYCSCPLPAVSYQSQKEVDILLCTECFHDGKFVVGHSSIDFIRVDSTRDYGELDGESWTDQETLLLLEAMEIYNENWNEIAEHVGTKSKAQCILHFLRLPMEDGKLENINVPSMSLSSSAMNKDDSGRSHHYSNGDSAGPVHQIRDSDRLPFANSGNPVMALVAFLASAVGPRVAASCAHAALSVLSGDNTGSQTEASGHDNRTNPENMHCRDGGSRGEAAISNNHNEEKAKALSLRDQSEGRTTPLSAEKVNEAAKAGLSAAAMKAKLFADHEEREIQRLCANIINHQLKRLELKLKQFAEIETLLMKECEQVERAKQRFAAERTRVISARFGTAGTTPAMNASGVGPSMVSNGNNRQQMISASPSQPSISGYGNNQPVHPHMSFAQRPSMFGLGQRLPLSMIQQSQSTSSGAMFNAPSNVQPGTNHALLRPVSGTNSGLG from the exons ATGCCACCTTCTCCTTCAG AAAATCGAACCAAATGGAGGAAGCGGAAGCGAGATTCGCAAATCACCAGACGTCAACAGAAGCACGACGAGGACGACGACGACGACGACGAAAACCCCAATGCCGACGAAGACGACTACGAGTCAGAGGATCAACACAACCATAACCAACCTAATTCTCAACCGCACCAAGAGATTGAAGTTCTATCCGATCACGGTGTTCAGATTTCGCAGTTTCCGGTTGTCATTAAGCGTGCTGTTAATCGTCCTCACTCATCCGTAACTGCAATTGTTGCTCTTGAACGGGCTATGGAGTTGGGATTGGGAGATAGCAAAGGTCAGCTCCAGAACCCTCCGTTTTTGGAGAATGTTTCACATGGTCAGCTTCAAGCACTGTCGACTGTTCCATCTGATAGCCTTGCTTTGGATCAGGATCGTGCTGATTCCTCTTATGTTATTACTCCGCCTCCGATTTTGGAAGGCCGTGGTGTTGTTAAGCGGTTCGGAAGTAGGGTTCTTGTGCTTCCAATGCATTCAG ATTGGTTTTCACCTGGAACAGTGCATCGATTAGAGAGACAAGCAGTGCCTCATTTCTTTTCAGGGAAATCACAGGATCTTACTCCTGAAAAGTACATGGAATGCAGGAACTATATTGTTGCACTATATATGGAGGAGCCGAAGAAGAGGATTACCGCCTCTGATTGTCAGGGATTGCAGGTTGGGGTTGATCAGGAAGATTTGGCTCGAATTGTTCGGTTCCTTGACCACTGGGGAATTATCAATTACTGTGCCCGGATGCCAAGTCATGAGCCTCCAAATGCCGCGTCATGTCTGAAAGAGGATACTAGTGGAGAAGTTCGTGTGCCGTCAGAGGCCTTGAAGTCTATAGATAGTTTGATCAAATTTGATAAGCCCAACTGTAAGCTCAAAGCAGAAGAAGTTTATTCACCATTGACAACACATAGCGCCGATGTCCCTGATCTGGACGGCAGAATAAGAGAGCATCTGTCTGAAAATCATTGCAATTATTGTTCTTGTCCACTTCCTGCTGTATCCTATCAGTCTCAAAAAGAG GTTGATATTTTACTCTGCACTGAATGCTTCCATGATGGAAAATTTGTTGTCGGTCATTCAAGTATAGATTTTATAAGGGTAGATTCTACAAGAGATTATGGTGAACTAGATGGGGAAAGTTGGACTGATCAAGAAACTTTGTTGCTGCTTGAAGCAATGGAGATTTACAACGAAAATTGGAATGAAATTGCCGAGCATGTTGGTACCAAGTCAAAAGCACAATGCATTCTTCATTTTCTTCGTCTACCCATGGAAGACGGGAAATTGGAAAATATCAATGTTCCAAGCATGTCTTTGTCATCAAGTGCGATGAATAAAGATGATAGTGGAAGATCACATCATTACTCGAATGGAGATTCTGCAG GACCTGTCCATCAAATCAGAGATTCTGACCGCCTGCCTTTTGCTAATTCTGGAAATCCTGTTATGGCTCTG GTTGCCTTTTTAGCCTCTGCGGTTGGACCAAGAGTAGCGGCTTCCTGTGCTCATGCAGCATTATCAGTATTGTCAGGGGATAATACTGGCTCCCAGACGGAGGCATCAGGGCACGATAATAG GACAAATCCAGAAAACATGCATTGTAGAGATGGTGGCTCTCGAGGAGAAGCTGCAATTTCAAATAATCATAATG AGGAAAAGGCAAAAGCACTTAGTTTGCGGGATCAAAGTGAGGGTAGGACCACCCCACTCTCTGCTGAAAAAGTTAATGAAGCAGCTAAAGCAGGCCTCTCTGCTGCAGCAATGAAAGCTAAATTGTTTGCTGATCACGAAGAACGAGAAATTCAGAGATTATGTGCTAACATAATTAATCATCAG TTGAAAAGATTGGAATTGAAGCTGAAACAGTTTGCAGAAATTGAAACACTGTTGATGAAGGAATGCGAACAAGTGGAAAGGGCAAAACAGAGGTTTGCTGCTGAACGCACCCGCGTTATATCAGCACGATTTGGAACTGCAGGAACTACGCCTGCAATGAATGCATCTGGTGTTGGTCCTTCTATGGTTAGTAATGGTAATAATAGGCAACAAATGATCTCTGCTTCTCCTTCGCAGCCCAGCATCTCAGGGTATGGCAACAACCAACCAGTTCATCCTCACATGTCCTTTGCCCAAAGACCTTCAATGTTTGGGTTGGGGCAAAGATTGCCCCTATCTATGATACAACAATCACAATCAACTTCTTCAGGTGCCATGTTCAATGCCCCTAGTAATGTGCAGCCCGGTACCAATCATGCATTGTTGAGGCCCGTGTCAGGAACTAATTCTGGTTTAGGATAA
- the LOC131661407 gene encoding metal transporter Nramp7.2-like has translation MMQQQQQQVSNGNSNRIVAVNVTPSGTPPSNHDSSKLDQTPGWKKFFTYVGPGFLVSLAYLDPGNMETDLQAGANHGYELLWIILIGLIFALIIQSLAANLGVCTGKHLSEICKAEYPLFVKYCLWILAELAVIAADIPEVIGTAFALNILFHIPVWGGVLMTGCSTLLFLGLQRFGVRKLELLISILVFVMAACFFGEMSYVKPPAAGVVEGMFIPKLNGNGAVADAIALLGALIMPHNLFLHSALVLSRKIPGSKRGINDACRYFLIESGFALFVAFLINVAMISVSGTVCTAKDITAENVERCSDLTLNSASFLLKNVLGRSSSIIYAIALLASGQSSAITGTYAGQFIMQGFLDLKMRKWVRNLLTRIVAIAPSLVVSIIGGSSGAGRLIIIASMILSFELPFALIPLLKFSSSSTKMGPHKNSMIIIVISWILGLGIIGINVYYLITAFVGWIIHSSLPKVANVFIGIIVFPLMALYVVSVIYLTFRKDTVKTFVEVKDDPAMQTHMEKGFVSDGQLELSNAPYREDLVDNPLPERPRL, from the exons ATGAtgcagcagcaacaacaacaagtgAGCAATGGTAACAGCAATCGCATAGTTGCAGTAAATGTGACACCTTCAGGCACACCACCTTCTAATCATGACTCTTCGAAGCTCGATCAG ACACCAGGATGGAAAAAGTTCTTTACATATGTTGGTCCTGGTTTTCTTGTCTCTTTGGCCTATCTTGACCCTGGAAATA TGGAAACTGATTTGCAAGCTGGAGCTAACCATGGTTATGAG CTGTTGTGGATCATACTTATTGGACTCATATTTGCACTTATAATTCAATCATTGGCTGCAAATCTTGGAGTATGCACCG GAAAACATCTTTCTGAAATTTGTAAGGCTGAATATCCATTATTTGTGAAGTACTGTTTATGGATATTAGCAGAGCTTGCTGTCATAGCTGCAGACATACCTGAAG TGATTGGGACAGCATTTGCTCTTAACATATTATTTCACATTCCAGTATGGGGAGGAGTTTTGATGACTGGATGCAGTACTCTCTTGTTTTTGGGCCTCCAAAGATTTGGA GTAAGGAAGTTGGAACTGTTGATATCGATCTTAGTATTTGTCATGGCTGCATGTTTCTTCGGAGAAATGAGCTATGTAAAACCCCCTGCTGCTGGTGTAGTTGAAGGAATGTTCATCCCTAAACTCAATGGAAATGGCGCCGTAGCCGATGCTATTGCCCTTTTGGGTGCCCTTATCATGCC GCATAATCTTTTCCTCCACTCTGCACTAGTGTTATCTAGAAAAATACCTGGTTCAAAGCGCGGCATCAAT GATGCATGTAGATACTTCCTCATTGAGAGTGGTTTCGCTTTGTTTGTCGCATTTCTAATCAATGTTGCAATGATTTCTGTATCTGGAACTGTTTGTACTGCCAAAGACATTACTGCTGAAAATGTTGAACGTTGCAGTGATCTTACCCTTAACTCCGCTTCTTTTCTTCTCAAG AATGTATTGGGGCGTTCAAGCTCAATCATTTATGCCATAGCATTGTTAGCTTCTGGACAAAGTTCTGCCATCACTGGAACCTATGCAGGCCAATTTATCATGCAG GGTTTTTTGGACTTAAAGATGAGAAAATGGGTTAGGAATTTGTTGACTAGGATTGTTGCCATAGCACCCAGTCTTGTTGTCTCTATCATTGGCGGTTCTTCTGGAGCTGGAAGACTTATCATCATCGCATCG ATGATTCTTTCTTTTGAACTTCCATTTGCTCTTATTCCACTCCTTAAGTTTAGCAGCAGCAGTACCAAGATGGGACCTCACAAGAATTCAATGATT ATCATTGTCATCTCATGGATACTAGGTTTGGGAATCATTGGTATCAATGTGTACTACCTCATTACTGCTTTTGTGGGTTGGATAATTCATAGCAGTTTACCAAAAGTGGCAAATGTGTTCATTGGGATCATAGTTTTTCCTCTAATGGCACTATATGTTGTCTCAGTTATCTATCTAACCTTCAGAAAAGACACTGTTAAAACATTTGTTGAGGTTAAAGATGACCCAGCAATGCAAACCCACATGGAAAAAGGATTTGTAAGCGATGGTCAGTTAGAGTTGAGTAATGCTCCTTACAGAGAAGATTTAGTTGATAACCCACTGCCAGAGAGACCTAGGTTGTGA
- the LOC131661410 gene encoding SWI/SNF complex subunit SWI3C isoform X2 gives MPPSPSENRTKWRKRKRDSQITRRQQKHDEDDDDDDENPNADEDDYESEDQHNHNQPNSQPHQEIEVLSDHGVQISQFPVVIKRAVNRPHSSVTAIVALERAMELGLGDSKGQLQNPPFLENVSHGQLQALSTVPSDSLALDQDRADSSYVITPPPILEGRGVVKRFGSRVLVLPMHSDWFSPGTVHRLERQAVPHFFSGKSQDLTPEKYMECRNYIVALYMEEPKKRITASDCQGLQVGVDQEDLARIVRFLDHWGIINYCARMPSHEPPNAASCLKEDTSGEVRVPSEALKSIDSLIKFDKPNCKLKAEEVYSPLTTHSADVPDLDGRIREHLSENHCNYCSCPLPAVSYQSQKEVDILLCTECFHDGKFVVGHSSIDFIRVDSTRDYGELDGESWTDQETLLLLEAMEIYNENWNEIAEHVGTKSKAQCILHFLRLPMEDGKLENINVPSMSLSSSAMNKDDSGRSHHYSNGDSAGPVHQIRDSDRLPFANSGNPVMALVAFLASAVGPRVAASCAHAALSVLSGDNTGSQTEASGHDNRDGGSRGEAAISNNHNEEKAKALSLRDQSEGRTTPLSAEKVNEAAKAGLSAAAMKAKLFADHEEREIQRLCANIINHQLKRLELKLKQFAEIETLLMKECEQVERAKQRFAAERTRVISARFGTAGTTPAMNASGVGPSMVSNGNNRQQMISASPSQPSISGYGNNQPVHPHMSFAQRPSMFGLGQRLPLSMIQQSQSTSSGAMFNAPSNVQPGTNHALLRPVSGTNSGLG, from the exons ATGCCACCTTCTCCTTCAG AAAATCGAACCAAATGGAGGAAGCGGAAGCGAGATTCGCAAATCACCAGACGTCAACAGAAGCACGACGAGGACGACGACGACGACGACGAAAACCCCAATGCCGACGAAGACGACTACGAGTCAGAGGATCAACACAACCATAACCAACCTAATTCTCAACCGCACCAAGAGATTGAAGTTCTATCCGATCACGGTGTTCAGATTTCGCAGTTTCCGGTTGTCATTAAGCGTGCTGTTAATCGTCCTCACTCATCCGTAACTGCAATTGTTGCTCTTGAACGGGCTATGGAGTTGGGATTGGGAGATAGCAAAGGTCAGCTCCAGAACCCTCCGTTTTTGGAGAATGTTTCACATGGTCAGCTTCAAGCACTGTCGACTGTTCCATCTGATAGCCTTGCTTTGGATCAGGATCGTGCTGATTCCTCTTATGTTATTACTCCGCCTCCGATTTTGGAAGGCCGTGGTGTTGTTAAGCGGTTCGGAAGTAGGGTTCTTGTGCTTCCAATGCATTCAG ATTGGTTTTCACCTGGAACAGTGCATCGATTAGAGAGACAAGCAGTGCCTCATTTCTTTTCAGGGAAATCACAGGATCTTACTCCTGAAAAGTACATGGAATGCAGGAACTATATTGTTGCACTATATATGGAGGAGCCGAAGAAGAGGATTACCGCCTCTGATTGTCAGGGATTGCAGGTTGGGGTTGATCAGGAAGATTTGGCTCGAATTGTTCGGTTCCTTGACCACTGGGGAATTATCAATTACTGTGCCCGGATGCCAAGTCATGAGCCTCCAAATGCCGCGTCATGTCTGAAAGAGGATACTAGTGGAGAAGTTCGTGTGCCGTCAGAGGCCTTGAAGTCTATAGATAGTTTGATCAAATTTGATAAGCCCAACTGTAAGCTCAAAGCAGAAGAAGTTTATTCACCATTGACAACACATAGCGCCGATGTCCCTGATCTGGACGGCAGAATAAGAGAGCATCTGTCTGAAAATCATTGCAATTATTGTTCTTGTCCACTTCCTGCTGTATCCTATCAGTCTCAAAAAGAG GTTGATATTTTACTCTGCACTGAATGCTTCCATGATGGAAAATTTGTTGTCGGTCATTCAAGTATAGATTTTATAAGGGTAGATTCTACAAGAGATTATGGTGAACTAGATGGGGAAAGTTGGACTGATCAAGAAACTTTGTTGCTGCTTGAAGCAATGGAGATTTACAACGAAAATTGGAATGAAATTGCCGAGCATGTTGGTACCAAGTCAAAAGCACAATGCATTCTTCATTTTCTTCGTCTACCCATGGAAGACGGGAAATTGGAAAATATCAATGTTCCAAGCATGTCTTTGTCATCAAGTGCGATGAATAAAGATGATAGTGGAAGATCACATCATTACTCGAATGGAGATTCTGCAG GACCTGTCCATCAAATCAGAGATTCTGACCGCCTGCCTTTTGCTAATTCTGGAAATCCTGTTATGGCTCTG GTTGCCTTTTTAGCCTCTGCGGTTGGACCAAGAGTAGCGGCTTCCTGTGCTCATGCAGCATTATCAGTATTGTCAGGGGATAATACTGGCTCCCAGACGGAGGCATCAGGGCACGATAATAG AGATGGTGGCTCTCGAGGAGAAGCTGCAATTTCAAATAATCATAATG AGGAAAAGGCAAAAGCACTTAGTTTGCGGGATCAAAGTGAGGGTAGGACCACCCCACTCTCTGCTGAAAAAGTTAATGAAGCAGCTAAAGCAGGCCTCTCTGCTGCAGCAATGAAAGCTAAATTGTTTGCTGATCACGAAGAACGAGAAATTCAGAGATTATGTGCTAACATAATTAATCATCAG TTGAAAAGATTGGAATTGAAGCTGAAACAGTTTGCAGAAATTGAAACACTGTTGATGAAGGAATGCGAACAAGTGGAAAGGGCAAAACAGAGGTTTGCTGCTGAACGCACCCGCGTTATATCAGCACGATTTGGAACTGCAGGAACTACGCCTGCAATGAATGCATCTGGTGTTGGTCCTTCTATGGTTAGTAATGGTAATAATAGGCAACAAATGATCTCTGCTTCTCCTTCGCAGCCCAGCATCTCAGGGTATGGCAACAACCAACCAGTTCATCCTCACATGTCCTTTGCCCAAAGACCTTCAATGTTTGGGTTGGGGCAAAGATTGCCCCTATCTATGATACAACAATCACAATCAACTTCTTCAGGTGCCATGTTCAATGCCCCTAGTAATGTGCAGCCCGGTACCAATCATGCATTGTTGAGGCCCGTGTCAGGAACTAATTCTGGTTTAGGATAA